The DNA region TGTCTTCATATACTTCATAATAGAGCAATTTATAAATATTATACTTTTTTGTAAATCCATCAACAATTTTTTCTCTATGTTCAAAAATTCTTCTTGCAAGATCGTTGGTAACTCCTGTATATAAAACTCTATTGCTTTTATTACTCATTATGTAAACCGAATAATATTTAAAGGTCATATTTTTTTACCGACGCCATTTGCTTGTCTTGCGAGCCGTCCTGCGACGTGGCAATCCTCGTCTTTATCATTGTTCTTATTTCGTTAAAAAAGT from bacterium includes:
- a CDS encoding GIY-YIG nuclease family protein, with amino-acid sequence MSNKSNRVLYTGVTNDLARRIFEHREKIVDGFTKKYNIYKLLYYEVYEDIENPLFREKQIKSGSRASKIVLIESMNPEYKDLYNEL